From Peromyscus maniculatus bairdii isolate BWxNUB_F1_BW_parent chromosome 8, HU_Pman_BW_mat_3.1, whole genome shotgun sequence, a single genomic window includes:
- the C1qtnf1 gene encoding complement C1q tumor necrosis factor-related protein 1 isoform X1, translating to MAARSRKMGSCGQGFVLGCCLLLAIAWGPVLSLVPRGQQEHLEWEEEGPPSPLNHEKRDEDTREKYSPSQGQDPTSRCYRCCDPGTPVYQTIPPPQINITILKGEKGDRGDRGLQGKYGKTGSTGARGHIGPKGQKGSMGAPGDRCKNHYAAFSVGRKKALHSNDYFQPVVFDTQFVNLYEHFNMFTGKFYCYVPGIYFFSLNVHTWNQKETYLHIMKNEEEVVILYAQVSDRSIMQSQSLMLELREQDEVWVRLFKGERENAIFSDEFDTYITFSGYLVKPASEP from the exons CAGGAAAATGGGCTCCTGTGGACAGGGATTCGTGCTGGGATGCTGCCTGCTGCTGGCCATTGCCTGGGGTCCAGTCCTGAGCCTTGTGCCCCGCGGCCAGCAGGAACATCTggagtgggaagaggaggggccgCCCTCTCCTCTGAACCATGAGAAGAG GGATGAAGACACACGTGAGAAGTATAGCCCCAGCCAGGGCCAGGACCCCACTTCCAGGTGCTACAGATGCTGTGACCCTGGCACGCCTGTATACCAGAcaatccccccaccccaaatcaaCATCACCATCCTGAAAG GTGAGAAAGGTGACCGAGGGGATCGAGGCCTCCAGGGGAAATACGGTAAAACAGGCTCTACAGGTGCCAGGGGCCATATTGGCCCCAAAGGGCAGAAGGGGTCCATGGGGGCTCCTGGAGACCGCTGCAAGAACCATTACGCAGCCTTCTCTGTGGGCCGAAAAAAGGCTTTGCACAGTAATGACTACTTCCAGCCTGTGGTCTTTGACACGCAGTTTGTGAACCTCTATGAACACTTCAACATGTTCACTGGCAAGTTCTACTGCTATGTGCCGGGCATCTACTTCTTCAGCCTCAATGTGCACACTTGGAACCAGAAGGAGACGTATCTGCACATCATGAAGAACGAGGAGGAGGTGGTGATCCTGTATGCACAGGTGAGCGACCGAAGCATTATGCAGAGTCAGAGCCTGATGCTGGAGCTGCGTGAGCAGGATGAGGTCTGGGTGCGCCTCTTCAAGGGCGAGCGTGAGAACGCCATTTTCAGTGATGAGTTCGACACCTACATCACCTTCAGTGGCTACCTGGTCAAGCCAGCCTCTGAGCCCTAG
- the C1qtnf1 gene encoding complement C1q tumor necrosis factor-related protein 1 isoform X2 yields the protein MGSCGQGFVLGCCLLLAIAWGPVLSLVPRGQQEHLEWEEEGPPSPLNHEKRDEDTREKYSPSQGQDPTSRCYRCCDPGTPVYQTIPPPQINITILKGEKGDRGDRGLQGKYGKTGSTGARGHIGPKGQKGSMGAPGDRCKNHYAAFSVGRKKALHSNDYFQPVVFDTQFVNLYEHFNMFTGKFYCYVPGIYFFSLNVHTWNQKETYLHIMKNEEEVVILYAQVSDRSIMQSQSLMLELREQDEVWVRLFKGERENAIFSDEFDTYITFSGYLVKPASEP from the exons ATGGGCTCCTGTGGACAGGGATTCGTGCTGGGATGCTGCCTGCTGCTGGCCATTGCCTGGGGTCCAGTCCTGAGCCTTGTGCCCCGCGGCCAGCAGGAACATCTggagtgggaagaggaggggccgCCCTCTCCTCTGAACCATGAGAAGAG GGATGAAGACACACGTGAGAAGTATAGCCCCAGCCAGGGCCAGGACCCCACTTCCAGGTGCTACAGATGCTGTGACCCTGGCACGCCTGTATACCAGAcaatccccccaccccaaatcaaCATCACCATCCTGAAAG GTGAGAAAGGTGACCGAGGGGATCGAGGCCTCCAGGGGAAATACGGTAAAACAGGCTCTACAGGTGCCAGGGGCCATATTGGCCCCAAAGGGCAGAAGGGGTCCATGGGGGCTCCTGGAGACCGCTGCAAGAACCATTACGCAGCCTTCTCTGTGGGCCGAAAAAAGGCTTTGCACAGTAATGACTACTTCCAGCCTGTGGTCTTTGACACGCAGTTTGTGAACCTCTATGAACACTTCAACATGTTCACTGGCAAGTTCTACTGCTATGTGCCGGGCATCTACTTCTTCAGCCTCAATGTGCACACTTGGAACCAGAAGGAGACGTATCTGCACATCATGAAGAACGAGGAGGAGGTGGTGATCCTGTATGCACAGGTGAGCGACCGAAGCATTATGCAGAGTCAGAGCCTGATGCTGGAGCTGCGTGAGCAGGATGAGGTCTGGGTGCGCCTCTTCAAGGGCGAGCGTGAGAACGCCATTTTCAGTGATGAGTTCGACACCTACATCACCTTCAGTGGCTACCTGGTCAAGCCAGCCTCTGAGCCCTAG